From Primulina tabacum isolate GXHZ01 chromosome 2, ASM2559414v2, whole genome shotgun sequence, one genomic window encodes:
- the LOC142536915 gene encoding uncharacterized protein LOC142536915 — protein MSQPIPFDSDEEQNHQETHLDQQSQQILRLNSVNSTILIRQLPSKGLSFQLWPAAAALVTLLDRYRAGHSTTSALSSLIDAQQPHRLRILELGSGTGVVGIAAAALLRASVTITDLPHVLPNMRYNTDANAGILDLCGGDVNSASLSWGNIGEMEAIGREYDVILASDVVYHDHLYEPLIQTLKFYLLGSEKEMVFLMAHLKRWKKESAFFKKAGKLFDVKVLYTDSPCNGARVGVKVYSFVSKG, from the coding sequence ATGTCTCAACCAATCCCATTCGACTCAGACGAAGAACAAAATCACCAAGAAACTCATTTGGATCAACAATCTCAGCAAATCCTCCGTCTCAATTCCGTCAACTCCACCATACTCATCAGACAACTCCCCTCAAAGGGTCTCTCCTTCCAACTCTGGCCCGCCGCCGCCGCCCTGGTCACCCTCCTCGACCGCTACCGTGCGGGTCACTCAACCACCTCCGCTCTCTCCTCCTTGATCGACGCCCAGCAACCCCACCGCCTACGTATTCTTGAGCTGGGCTCCGGCACTGGAGTGGTGGGAATCGCAGCGGCTGCTCTGCTTCGAGCTAGTGTAACTATCACGGATCTCCCTCATGTACTCCCTAATATGAGATATAATACTGATGCCAACGCCGGAATCTTGGATCTCTGCGGCGGTGATGTCAACTCGGCGTCGCTATCATGGGGGAACATTGGAGAAATGGAAGCTATTGGCAGAGAATATGACGTAATACTGGCGTCTGATGTGGTGTACCATGATCATCTCTACGAGCCTCTGATCCAGACCCTTAAGTTTTATCTTCTGGGAAGTGAGAAAGAAATGGTTTTCTTGATGGCCCATTTGAAGAGGTGGAAGAAGGAATCAGCCTTCTTTAAGAAGGCTGGCAAGTTGTTTGACGTTAAGGTTCTGTACACTGATAGCCCTTGTAATGGGGCCAGAGTTGGTGTCAAAGTTTATTCATTTGTAAGCAAAGGGTAG
- the LOC142536916 gene encoding uncharacterized protein LOC142536916 isoform X1, which produces MAPKNQTFEIILGSSSLARRQILADMGYHFQIMTADIDEKSIRKEKPEDLVMTLAEAKADAIMLKLQNLDKFAVMSSPTLLITGDTVVVHEGIVREKPSSSDEARQFIRDYSGGSTRVVGSVVVTNLGTGCRKGGWESAEVYFLDIPDEVIDSLIEEGMILNVAGGLMLEHTLTLPLIDTVIGTADCVMGLSKSLTEKLIQEAL; this is translated from the exons ATGGCTCCGAAGAACCAGACGTTTGAG ATAATATTGGGTTCATCTTCACTCGCACGTCGACAAATTCTTGCTGACATGGGCTACCACTTTCAAATCATG ACTGCAGATATCGATGAAAAAAGTATCAGAAAGGAAAAGCCAGAAGATCTTGTGATGACCCTAGCCGAGGCAAAG GCTGATGCGATTATGTTGAAGCTTCAGAATCTAGACAAATTTGCAGTCATGTCATCTCCCACACTGCTAATCACGGGAGATACA GTTGTGGTGCATGAAGGGATTGTCAGAGAAAAGCCATCAAGTAGTGATGAAGCAAGACAGTTTATCAGAG ACTATTCTGGCGGTTCCACTAGAGTGGTTGGATCGGTAGTTGTCACCAACCTGGGTACTGGTTGTAGAAAAGGAGGATGGGAGAGTGCGGAG GTTTATTTCCTTGACATACCAGATGAAGTCATTGATAGTCTG ATTGAAGAaggaatgatattgaatgttgCCGGGGGTTTGATGCTCGAACACACACTGACTTTGCCTTTGATAGACACCGTG ATAGGAACTGCGGATTGTGTAATGGGACTTTCAAAATCTCTGACGGAGAAGCTCATTCAGGAAGCGCTATAG
- the LOC142536916 gene encoding uncharacterized protein LOC142536916 isoform X2, translating into MGYHFQIMTADIDEKSIRKEKPEDLVMTLAEAKADAIMLKLQNLDKFAVMSSPTLLITGDTVVVHEGIVREKPSSSDEARQFIRDYSGGSTRVVGSVVVTNLGTGCRKGGWESAEVYFLDIPDEVIDSLIEEGMILNVAGGLMLEHTLTLPLIDTVIGTADCVMGLSKSLTEKLIQEAL; encoded by the exons ATGGGCTACCACTTTCAAATCATG ACTGCAGATATCGATGAAAAAAGTATCAGAAAGGAAAAGCCAGAAGATCTTGTGATGACCCTAGCCGAGGCAAAG GCTGATGCGATTATGTTGAAGCTTCAGAATCTAGACAAATTTGCAGTCATGTCATCTCCCACACTGCTAATCACGGGAGATACA GTTGTGGTGCATGAAGGGATTGTCAGAGAAAAGCCATCAAGTAGTGATGAAGCAAGACAGTTTATCAGAG ACTATTCTGGCGGTTCCACTAGAGTGGTTGGATCGGTAGTTGTCACCAACCTGGGTACTGGTTGTAGAAAAGGAGGATGGGAGAGTGCGGAG GTTTATTTCCTTGACATACCAGATGAAGTCATTGATAGTCTG ATTGAAGAaggaatgatattgaatgttgCCGGGGGTTTGATGCTCGAACACACACTGACTTTGCCTTTGATAGACACCGTG ATAGGAACTGCGGATTGTGTAATGGGACTTTCAAAATCTCTGACGGAGAAGCTCATTCAGGAAGCGCTATAG
- the LOC142536916 gene encoding uncharacterized protein LOC142536916 isoform X4, translating into MTLAEAKADAIMLKLQNLDKFAVMSSPTLLITGDTVVVHEGIVREKPSSSDEARQFIRDYSGGSTRVVGSVVVTNLGTGCRKGGWESAEVYFLDIPDEVIDSLIEEGMILNVAGGLMLEHTLTLPLIDTVIGTADCVMGLSKSLTEKLIQEAL; encoded by the exons ATGACCCTAGCCGAGGCAAAG GCTGATGCGATTATGTTGAAGCTTCAGAATCTAGACAAATTTGCAGTCATGTCATCTCCCACACTGCTAATCACGGGAGATACA GTTGTGGTGCATGAAGGGATTGTCAGAGAAAAGCCATCAAGTAGTGATGAAGCAAGACAGTTTATCAGAG ACTATTCTGGCGGTTCCACTAGAGTGGTTGGATCGGTAGTTGTCACCAACCTGGGTACTGGTTGTAGAAAAGGAGGATGGGAGAGTGCGGAG GTTTATTTCCTTGACATACCAGATGAAGTCATTGATAGTCTG ATTGAAGAaggaatgatattgaatgttgCCGGGGGTTTGATGCTCGAACACACACTGACTTTGCCTTTGATAGACACCGTG ATAGGAACTGCGGATTGTGTAATGGGACTTTCAAAATCTCTGACGGAGAAGCTCATTCAGGAAGCGCTATAG
- the LOC142536916 gene encoding uncharacterized protein LOC142536916 isoform X3 codes for MALGMLFLVISILHLDDNSIVFTLKADAIMLKLQNLDKFAVMSSPTLLITGDTVVVHEGIVREKPSSSDEARQFIRDYSGGSTRVVGSVVVTNLGTGCRKGGWESAEVYFLDIPDEVIDSLIEEGMILNVAGGLMLEHTLTLPLIDTVIGTADCVMGLSKSLTEKLIQEAL; via the exons ATGGCTCTAGGCATGCTGTTTCTTGTTATTTCAATCCTGCACTTGGATGATAATTCAATTGTTTTTACCCTGAAGGCTGATGCGATTATGTTGAAGCTTCAGAATCTAGACAAATTTGCAGTCATGTCATCTCCCACACTGCTAATCACGGGAGATACA GTTGTGGTGCATGAAGGGATTGTCAGAGAAAAGCCATCAAGTAGTGATGAAGCAAGACAGTTTATCAGAG ACTATTCTGGCGGTTCCACTAGAGTGGTTGGATCGGTAGTTGTCACCAACCTGGGTACTGGTTGTAGAAAAGGAGGATGGGAGAGTGCGGAG GTTTATTTCCTTGACATACCAGATGAAGTCATTGATAGTCTG ATTGAAGAaggaatgatattgaatgttgCCGGGGGTTTGATGCTCGAACACACACTGACTTTGCCTTTGATAGACACCGTG ATAGGAACTGCGGATTGTGTAATGGGACTTTCAAAATCTCTGACGGAGAAGCTCATTCAGGAAGCGCTATAG
- the LOC142536919 gene encoding large ribosomal subunit protein uL6m-like yields the protein MEAKFFRFLKIVGVGFKARAEAEGRLLYLKLGYSHEVELTVPPAVRVFCFKNNVVCCTGIDKERVHQFAAAVRSCKPPEVYKGKGIMYIDEVIKKKDGKRSK from the coding sequence ATGGAAGCCAAGTTCTTTCGCTTTCTTAAGATTGTTGGTGTAGGTTTTAAGGCTAGAGCAGAAGCTGAAGGCCGTCTCTTGTACTTGAAACTCGGTTATAGTCACGAGGTTGAACTGACGGTGCCTCCAGCAGTTCGTGTCTTTTGCTTCAAAAATAACGTTGTCTGCTGCACTGGGATTGACAAGGAGAGGGTGCATCAGTTTGCAGCTGCCGTTCGTAGTTGCAAGCCTCCCGAAGTGTACAAAGGCAAAGGCATAATGTACATAGATGAAGTGATAAAGAAAAAAGATGGCAAGAGGTCCAAATAA
- the LOC142537861 gene encoding protein AE7-like 1, whose translation IHHVRDIRDTEHPYSLEQLSVLSEESTTVDEKLGRILITFTPTIQHCSMATAIGLCLREKLKDCFPPHFKVLLDIKVAPGSHANEESVNKQLNDKERVAAALENPNLRQLVVECLYSSEL comes from the exons ATACACCATGTGAGGGATATAAGGGATACAGAGCATCCGTATTCACTGGAGCAGCTCAGCGTGCTCTCTGAGGAGTCTACAACTGTGGATGAGAAGCTTGGACGCATTCT GATTACATTTACGCCTACTATCCAGCACTGCAGCATGGCCACCGCAATCGGTCTGTGCCTAAGGGAGAAGTTGAAAGACTGTTTTCCTCCACATTTTAAGGTGCT GTTGGATATAAAAGTAGCTCCTGGATCTCATGCAAATGAAGAATCAG TTAACAAGCAGTTGAATGATAAAGAAAGAGTTGCTGCAGCATTAGAGAATCCTAATCTTCGCCAACTTGTCGTAGAATGCCTTTATTCTAGTGAACTTTGA
- the LOC142536918 gene encoding uncharacterized protein LOC142536918 isoform X1 produces the protein MASNNAPTFAYTIIYAADVEKSVAFYAKAFGCEVRRVDKSRRWGELQSGNTTLAFTPVKQRETDELTGKVKIPQHERNPIEVCFDYSDVDFAFKRAVENGALAVSEPEEKEWGQKVGYVRDIDGNVVRIGSHVRQ, from the exons ATGGCGTCAAACAATGCACCGACGTTTGCTTACACGATTATATATGCTGCAGATGTCGAGAAATCCGTTGCTTTCTACGCGAAAGCTTTCGGCTGTGAGGTCCGCCGTGTCGACAAATCTCGCAG ATGGGGGGAGCTGCAGAGCGGGAACACAACGCTCGCGTTTACCCCGGTGAAGCAACGAGAGACGGACGAATTGACCGGGAAAGTGAAGATCCCACAACACGAGAGGAACCCCATCGAGGTCTGCTTCGATTATTCGGACGTCGATTTTGCATTCAAG AGGGCTGTGGAGAATGGGGCGCTGGCGGTGAGTGAGCCGGAGGAGAAGGAATGGGGACAGAAAGTTGGATATGTGCGGGATATCGATGGCAACGTTGTGAGGATTGGCAGTCACGTCCGGCAGTAA
- the LOC142536918 gene encoding uncharacterized protein LOC142536918 isoform X2: protein MASNNAPTFAYTIIYAADVEKSVAFYAKAFGCEVRRVDKSRRWGELQSGNTTLAFTPVKQRETDELTGKVKIPQHERNPIERAVENGALAVSEPEEKEWGQKVGYVRDIDGNVVRIGSHVRQ, encoded by the exons ATGGCGTCAAACAATGCACCGACGTTTGCTTACACGATTATATATGCTGCAGATGTCGAGAAATCCGTTGCTTTCTACGCGAAAGCTTTCGGCTGTGAGGTCCGCCGTGTCGACAAATCTCGCAG ATGGGGGGAGCTGCAGAGCGGGAACACAACGCTCGCGTTTACCCCGGTGAAGCAACGAGAGACGGACGAATTGACCGGGAAAGTGAAGATCCCACAACACGAGAGGAACCCCATCGAG AGGGCTGTGGAGAATGGGGCGCTGGCGGTGAGTGAGCCGGAGGAGAAGGAATGGGGACAGAAAGTTGGATATGTGCGGGATATCGATGGCAACGTTGTGAGGATTGGCAGTCACGTCCGGCAGTAA
- the LOC142538069 gene encoding protein LIKE COV 3-like, which translates to MGTREQKDRDLERLIPTISTVGGFDDSSSKSSSPFDSPAASHQSSAGKEAFSKVIRSWASKKFMTGCVILLPIAITFYFTWWFIHFVDGFFSPVYSHLGINSFGLGFVTSITFIFLVGVFMSSWVGTSVLALGEWFIKKMPLMSYIYAASKQISAAISPDQTSQAFKEVAIVKHPRIGEYTFGFITSTVILRKSTGAEELCCVYVPTNHLYLGDIFLINSKEIMRPNLSVREGIEIVISGGMSIPKILTVSDAQFLLSPRVGKFTIPHV; encoded by the exons ATGGGAACGAGGGAGCAGAAGGATAGAGATCTGGAACGCCTTATACCCACTATTTCCACCGTCGGAGGATTTGATGATTCTTCCTCCAAATCATCATCTCCATTCGATTCCCCCGCCGCCTCCCATCAATCCTCCGCCGGCAAGGAG GCATTCAGCAAGGTTATTCGTAGTTGGGCATCGAAAAAGTTTATGACAGGATG TGTTATCTTACTTCCAATAGCCATCACATTCTACTTCACATGGTGGTTCATTCATTTTGTGGATGGGTTCTTCTCCCCAGTTTATAGCCATCTGGGAATCAACTCATTCG GCCTAGGCTTTGTGACCTCAATTACTTTCATCTTCTTGGTTGGAGTGTTCATGTCTTCTTGGGTTGGTACGTCGGTTCTTGCTTTGGGGGAATGGTTTATTAAGAAGATGCCCCTTATGAGTTATATATATGCAGCCTCAAAACAAATCAGTGCAGCGATTTCTccag ATCAGACATCTCAAGCCTTCAAAGAAGTGGCGATTGTAAAACATCCTCGTATTGGGGAGTATACGTTTGGCTTCATTACGTCGACTGTTATTCTTCGTAAAAGTACAGGTGCAGAGGAACTTTGTTGTGTTTATGTGCCCACAAACCACCTTTATCTCGGAGACATATTTCTTATCAATTCGAAAGAAATTATGAGGCCTAATCTTTCAGTTCGAGAGGGCATAG AGATTGTGATCTCGGGCGGAATGTCTATACCAAAGATCTTGACTGTTTCTGATGCACAATTCTTGCTGTCGCCAAGAGTTGGCAAATTCACCATACCACACGTTTAG
- the LOC142536920 gene encoding acidic leucine-rich nuclear phosphoprotein 32-related protein-like, translating into MDEIWERAVEAALDGQTDVASVRSLTLDGAVKCLHGRLPQPSLFEKFHSLQHFSIANIGVSSLEQFPHLRNLQRLILSDNRIAGGLEFLVEAGLGSLRDLDLSNNRISDINDLRPLAELRLDSLDLYECPVTRMKDYRAQVFGLIRSLKYLDKMDVDENERPESEDEEEDEEEEDDPGSGEVDGEDHPFRLNNGDQAGMEGVVDVDEDEESDADEEETEIPRVVDGLSRGGGRESHPHPNGFGVVAVDGEDDDDEGEEDDDLVEVYENDEGEDEDVVEVHEIDDSEEEDGVEEDEDEDEDEEEEVNNDERDFGEAGGTGRLTSAEGEIDGHEQGEDDADEDDNGETGEEEQAVEEDGDFDDEDEEEDYDNGYLVQPVGRAEPQTGGSDLDPGDEDEDLEIEEDLEEEDDEENLDGEIQELPSSSSDKRKRNEDSHKDNDNDDMLPFSKSSKNH; encoded by the exons ATGGATGAGATCTGGGAGAGGGCGGTGGAGGCTGCATTAGACGGTCAAACGGACGTCGCTTCCGTCCGATCGTTAACTCTAGACGGCGCCGTTAAGTGCCTTCACGGTCGTTTACCTCAGCCGTCACTTTTCGAGAAGTTTCACAGCCTGCAGCACTTCTCCATAGCGAATATAGGCGTCTCGTCGCTAGAGCAGTTCCCTCACCTCCGAAATTTGCAAAGGCTAATCCTGTCAGACAACAGGATTGCCGGAGGCTTAGAGTTCCTTGTTGAAGCGGGTCTTGGTTCGCTGCGGGACCTCGACTTGTCCAATAATCGAATTTCTGATATTAACGACTTGAGGCCGTTGGCGGAGCTGAGGTTGGATTCTTTGGATCTTTATGAGTGCCCGGTAACACGGATGAAGGACTACCGGGCCCAGGTTTTTGGTTTAATTAGGTCTTTGAAGTATTTGGATAAGATGGATGTAGATGAGAATGAGAGGCCGGAATCGGAGGAcgaagaagaggatgaagaaGAGGAGGATGATCCTGGGAGCGGAGAGGTTGATGGGGAGGATCACCCGTTTAGGTTGAACAACGGCGATCAAGCTGGGATGGAGGGAGTTGTGGATGTAGACGAGGACGAGGAGagtgatgctgatgaggaggaaaCAGAAATTCCTAGAGTGGTCGACGGGTTGAGCAGAGGAGGTGGCAGGGAATCTCATCCCCATCCGAATGGTTTTGGGGTGGTTGCTGTGGATGgggaggatgatgatgatgaaggaGAAGAAGACGATGATTTGGTGGAGGTGTACGAGAATGACGAGGGAGAGGATGAGGATGtggtggaagtacatgagatTGATGACAGTGAGGAAGAAGATGGTGTGGAGGAGGATGAGGACGAGGATGAAGATGAGGAAGAAGAGGTGAACAATGATGAGAGGGATTTTGGGGAGGCGGGTGGTACTGGGAGGTTGACGAGTGCGGAGGGTGAGATTGATGGGCATGAGCAAGGTGAGGATGATGCAGATGAGGACGATAATGGGGAGACTGGGGAAGAAGAACAGGCTGTTGAGGAGGATGGTGATTTTGACGATGAGGATGAG GAAGAAGATTACGACAATGGGTATCTTGTACAACCTGTTGGGCGTGCTGAGCCTCAAACAGGTGGTAGTGACCTGGACCCTGGAGACGAGGATGAGGATCTTGAAATCGAGGAAGATCtcgaagaagaagatgatgaggaaAACCTAGATGGGGAAATTCAAGAATTGCCATCATCTTCATCCGACAAAAGGAAAAGAAATGAAGATTCTcataaagataatgacaatGATGATATGCTGCCATTCAGCAAATCCTCGAAGAACCATTAG
- the LOC142538070 gene encoding uncharacterized protein LOC142538070 produces the protein MHSNAQQKNKQANFMRKMCPNFDREDGLETVLEVPIPEDMFTRMGNNVAVRWQNMATWMKAQTSDKWSSPIIAGRYNELSFLLYFVGSPLIPMQVQLDQSIHRPIKHASIEASTAKYIVQQYIAATGGQPALNAVNSMCAIGQVKISASDFHQGDNESVKVTSTEEAGGFVLWQKNPDKWCLELLISGCKVISGSNGKIAWRQSSNQQRPMSKGPPRPLRRFLQGLDPRSIANLFIDAVCIGEKIINDQDCFILKLDASQSTLEAQNSPKSEIIHHTIWGYFSQRSGLLVKLEDSRLLTVKTSKDDGDVFWETSMESVIEGYKYVDNVNIAHSGKTFVTVFRYGEQSANHKRELEESWKIEEVDFNVSGLNSEFFMPPTDFKLK, from the exons ATGCATTCCAACGCACAGCAGAAGAACAAACAAGCTAATTTCATGCGAAAAATGTGCCCGAATTTCGACCGGGAAGATGGGCTGGAGACTGTGCTTGAGGTGCCGATCCCAGAGGACATGTTCACCAGGATGGGGAATAATGTGGCGGTGCGGTGGCAGAACATGGCGACGTGGATGAAAGCTCAGACTTCCGATAAGTGGTCCTCGCCGATCATTGCCGGAAGATACAACGAATTGAGCTTTCTTCTGTATTTTGTGGGATCTCCTCTTATACCTATGCAAGTTCAGTTGGATCAATCCATACATCGTCCCATTAAACATGCTTCCATT GAAGCTTCAACAGCCAAATACATAGTGCAACAATACATAGCGGCAACAGGAGGGCAACCGGCACTGAACGCAGTAAACAGCATGTGTGCGATAGGCCAGGTTAAGATCAGTGCATCAGATTTTCATCAAGGTGATAATGAAAGTGTCAAGGTCACGAGCACGGAGGAAGCGGGAGGCTTCGTGCTGTGGCAGAAGAATCCCGACAAGTGGTGTTTAGAGCTGCTGATTTCGGGATGCAAGGTTATATCAGGAAGCAATGGCAAGATTGCTTGGAGACAGTCCTCGAATCAGCAAAGGCCAATGTCGaagggtcctcctagacctttACGTCGATTCTTACAG GGCCTGGATCCACGTTCAATAGCCAATTTGTTCATCGATGCAGTATGCATTGGCGAAAAAATAATAAACGACCAAGATTGCTTCATACTAAAGCTAGATGCAAGCCAATCTACATTAGAAGCACAGAACAGCCCGAAATCCGAAATCATTCATCACACTATATGGGGATACTTTAGCCAAAGATCCGGCCTGCTGGTTAAGTTAGAGGATTCCAGATTACTCACAGTGAAAACCAGTAAAGATGATGGGGACGTTTTCTGGGAAACGAGCATGGAATCTGTGATCGAAGGCTACAAGTATGTAGATAATGTGAATATTGCACATAGTGGGAAGACATTTGTCACTGTTTTTAGATATGGGGAGCAATCTGCAAATCACAAAAGGGAATTGGAAGAATCCTGGAAAATCGAAGAGGTCGATTTCAATGTTTCCGGTTTGAATTCTGAATTCTTCATGCCTCCAACTGATTTTAAGCTAAAATAA